The nucleotide sequence TGCTGCGACCGATCCCGTAGCTGCCGCCGAAGACAACGACGACCTTGCCCGACAGATCGGGAAGGGCCCCATTCTCGGCCGAGAGGCTCTCGGACTGGAGCTGGAACAGCTTGTCGGCGATGTGCACGTCGATCGGCTCGGTGACCTTCATGTTCTGGGGCGTGCCCTGGACGACGTAGATCGGCACGTCCGGAAGGTATGTGAAGACGACCCCGCAGTCATCGGTCGCGTGGAAGGAGGCATCCTGCGCGGCGCGCTCGTAGGCACGACGGATGGTGCCCAGTCGGAACGCCTGCGGGGTCTGGCCCCGCCGCAGGTGCGCACGCTCCGGGATTGCGGTGATGTGGGAGGCTGCGTCGACCTCGATGATCGTGTCCGCGGACGCGATGCCGGTGTCGACGGCGTCGTAGTCGTCGAGCGCCTCGACGCAGTCGCGGAGGATGCGATCGTCGACGAACGGGCGCACCGCGTCGTGGAACAGGACCTTAGTGTCGGGGTCGTCTCCGAGGACGGCCAGAGCGGCCTGCGTGGAGTCGTTGCGCGTGGGGCCGCCGGGGATGATCCGGGTGAGTTTCGGGAAACGGTCGGGGTCGACGAGGGAATCCAGCTCGTGGATCGCGCCGGCGTTCATGACGATCATCACTTCGTGGATGTACGGGCTGGCGTTCAACACCTCGAGGGTGTGCTCGACGATCGCTTTGCCGGCGATCTTGATGAGCTGCTTCGGGATGCCGAGTCCTACGCGGACGCCGACACCGCCGGCGAGAAGAACGGCCACGGTACGGGAGGCGGGCATGAGTTATCGGGTCTCTTTCTGGGGCGTCGCTCAGGACCAGGTAGCGGAACGGTTGTCGGTACGGGACTTCGCCTTGCGCTCGATTGCGCGCAGCGTGCGGCGGAAGCCGAACCTCTGCTGCGCATCGAGCAGAAGGCGCGGCAGCCCGCTCGTGCGAGCGAACGTCATCGGCCAGTTCCGGGTGACGGATGCGCGCGTATCGCGGTTGAGGTAGCTGAAGAACAGGGAGACCGACAGAGCCGGTGCGAACTCACGCTCTTCGCCCCCGAGCTCCACAGCGTCGCGCAGGGGTGCGAGGTACGTCAGGTACGGCGTCGTGGCGGGCTGGCTGCGGAAGTGGTCGAACGCGAACGCGAACAGCCCTCTGCGTGTGCGAGCAGGCTGGGTCAGCGGAAGGCGCAGGAACTCTCGGGTGAACTCCGGAAGTTCGGAGTCGAGGGCGTCGTGCAGGTCCGCATCGTTCTGGCGCGGTTCCACGACGGGCTCCCATTCTCCGCGGGTCCGCTGATAGCCCTGGACGGTGCCGTGGTCGAGGTTGGCGAAGATCGCCTCGACGGGAAGCATCGAGAAGGCGCTGGAGGTGAAGTTATGGCGGGCGCTCCGCTCGTCGCTGCCGTAGATGCTGCGTGCGTAGTAGAAGGGCAGCGTCGTCGTCGACAGACCGGCGGTGGCCAGGATCCGCTGGAGGCAGTCCTGGGTGTACCCGCGTCCCCAGTACTCGACCACCGCGAAGTTCTCGTCGAATGCCATCTCCTGGTCCAGATAAGCGATGCAGGCACGACGCTCTTCGGCGGCGCGCTGCAGCAGATGGGCGTCCAGGGCGGCGGAGGCCGACATCGCGGCGCGAAGGGCTCCCTGCGACGCGCGGGAGAGGCGGGCATCAGGTGCGAAGGCGGCCGCCTCGGGGATGACCGCAGAGAATTCGGCAGGCGACATTCCGGCGATCTTGGCCAGCGCGGACACGGTCCTGGCCCCCGCGAACGTTCCGAACTCGCCGAAGAACTCCTCGTCGATCCGGTCGACTTGCGACGCCAGGCGCCATGCCTTGCGGGAACCGAAGATGTAGCGCGTGCGCAGATCGAGTCCGAGCTCTTCGATCGCGGCGTCGGCGATCCGCTTGAGGTGATACCCGTCCCGCGAGAGGAAGTAGAGGGTCCGATAGCGGCGCGCGATGGCGTCTTCCAAGACCCAAAGCACGTACGGCACGAGGAAGAGACTGACGTACCGGAAGGCGAACTGCTCGGGCCCTTCGGTGGATCCGCTTAATCGACGGTGGTGCAGCAGCCCGGCGACCCGGTAGCCATCTCCCGTGCCCAGCGCGGTAGCCAATGCCGACTCGTACCGGTCGAGTTCGCGTCGGGGGAGCAGCCGCGTGCTGATCCCGAGCGCGCCGGCAGCTCTGTGGTCGGCGCGAAGGTTGTCGCCGGTGTGCCGCCACATCCGATGGTCGTAGCCGATGTCGTGGTACGCATGCAGGTAAAGGTGTCCCGTTGACTTCTGCACGCCGGTGCTGCTCGACAGATAGAGGGGGATGTCGTGAAACGACGGATCCGCCTTCACGAGCAGTGTGCGGACCACGGACTCCGGCAGGTACATGTCGCTGAGGAACATCACATCCTCGCCGGCGTCGCGGAGTGCGCGCACGCGTGCGACCTCCGACGGCAGCGGCACCGTCGCCGCGAGCTCGGCCTCGATCTCCCATGACATGAGAAGATCCCGCTGGTCGACGCTGAGACTTAGGATCTCCGCCAGGCGGCGGTAGATGTCCGCGAGCGTGATCTCGAATGCGCGGGAGTCCCGCAGCGCAGGATCCTTCCGCTTCATCTCGCGCAACGCGTTCTCCGCCGTCTGCCGATCGCGGACGAAGTCGCGCGCGATCTCGGGCGGGAACCGTCCGCCGGCGCTGAGGATGCGGTCGCGGACGTCGACAAAGACAGACACCGGGGCGATCCCGCGGCGCCCTATGACGGTGTCGAAGACGTCGAAGCTGTACAGCGTCGGCAACTCGACATCTCGGAGCGCACGTGTCAGGGCCGTGTCGACCAGCCGTGGGAAGGTGTCGTCGTCGTCGTAGGCCCAGAAGTGTTCGGCCAGACGAGCGCACTCGTGCGCGTCGACCAGGTTATCGCTGCCGAGCGCGGCGAGCAGGTCGTCGAACGTCCGGGCCAGAGTGCCAGCGGACAGTGACAGGTAGTCGTGGCTGTGCTCCTGGGTGCCGGCATCATCGAGGTCGAACGCGTACCGGATGAACTTCCGGACACCCGCCGCCAGCAGGTCATAGTGGATCGACGAATAGTCGACGATGCCGAGGTCGATGTCGCCGAGCATCTCGTAGATGTCGTCGCGGTTGTCCCAGAAGTGCAGGTTCGGGTCATCGCCGAACCGTTCTCGCATGTGCACGAACCCAGAGTCCTTCGACATCGAGGGGTGCATCTTGAGGATGAGGAGGGTGTTCGTCTCGCGCAGAACACGGATCAGTCTGTCCGGGGCGGGGAAGGCGGTCCGCAGGAACGACTCACCCCTGTGCTCCGTACGGTAGGTGGGCGCATAGACCGCGATCCTGGCGTCAGGAGACAGACCATGCCGCGCGCGGAGGTCGTGATCGTACGAGCTGAACCTGCCGTATAGGCGCGTGTAGATGTTCTGGGGGTAACCGCCCCGGATGAGCTGTTCCTCGTCGAGCCCCACCTGCGCACGGAAGTGCGCTTCCATCGCTGGTGAGGTGACGAGGAACGACATAGTGTCGTGGTACGCCTTGTTGTTCTCGATGTACTTCTTGGCGATGCGGGTCTGCAGCCGACCCTGAGTAAGGCGGCGCTCGATCGACTTCACTCCGACCCCGTGCCAGAGGTTCAGCAGCAGGACTCCGTCCAGCTCCGCGGGAATGCGCTCCTTCACCTGGTTCACCACGTAGACGCCGGCTCGCCGTTGCACGCGCTTTCCGCGCGATGAGGTCGTCAGCTCTGCTCGGAACCCCAGCGAGCGGACGAACCGGACCGTCTCGAGGGAGTCGGTGATCCAGACGGCCTCGATGTCCGGACGATGCCGGGCGACGTACAGGAACAGCCACTTAGGATTGCCCGAGAATGTGTCGGCGCAGTTGAAAACCCAGGTCAGACGGTTTCTCATGGTGTGGGTTCGCGTTCTTTGAGGAAGGTCAGCAAGGAGGATGCGAGCTGAGATGCTGCGTCCAGGCCGTCCTCGGGGAGCTGCACGAACTGCTCGCGGAGCCGGCTCAGCTGCCGCTGGTCGGCGTCGCCACGGTGTATGGCCGCCACCAGATCCTCGACCGACCGTGTGAAAGGCACGCCGAGGTCGTCGGGGTAGCGCAGGTAGAAGTCCCGGGATGCGGCGTAGTCGTCCAGGTCGAGGGCGAGCAGGTACGAAGGCACGCCGGCGACGGCGGCCTCGAAGATAGCCGACGAGTAGTCGGTGACGAAGACATCGGCGATGAGCATGAGGTCCTGCGTCGAGATGCCGGGGGCGGTGCGGAGCTCGGGATGTTCCTGAGGAGTGAGGAGCGGATGGAGTTTCGTGATGACCGAGTACCCCGCACGCCTTAGCGCCCTGGTCAATTCGACCGGGTCGACCGGCTCGCGCGCGGCGCTGCGGGGGGCGCGAAAGGTCGGTGCGTAGAGAACGATCGGACGGTCTGCGAGATCGGGGTAGAGCCGGGTGAATCGCTCATGCGCCCGTTGCCGGGCCACCGGATCACGCAGACGATCCACCCGGGGCAAGGGGGAGACAATGATCTGCTGGGGATCGATGCCGAACGCCTCGGCGTACGACTCTCGGCATCGCTCGGCGCTCGCCACCACGATGTCGTAGCGGTCGTGCATGCGAAGAGCCTTCGCGAGCCGCGGATCGCGGCCCTCGGGCCGGCCGAGGATGCTCAGGCCGAACTTCTTCATCGCGCCCAGCGCGTGCCAGATCTGCACAACCGTCAGACCGCTGCCGTGTCGTGCGGCGGAAGCGACGAAGGAGTATCCGTCCAGGATCACGACGCGCGACGTGGCGACGTGGTAGAGCTCGACGAGCAGGTGCAACGCGTACCCCAGCTTCGGCATTATACCGCCGGGAACCCTTCGAGCGGAGATGACGACGTCCACGTCGGCGTCCTGCTGCAGGAGCGCATCCCGAAGGAGCGCGAAGTCGACCGGGGCCATGTCGCGCTCGCGGCTCAGCATCGTCACCTTGCGGCGCCGCGGCAGCACAAGCATCGCAGTGCTGACGAGGGTGAGCAGCATCCGCGATGCATGAGCGGCGACGAGATCCAGCCCCAGTCGACGCATGAGTCGAGCGGACGCCGTGTCGACGGGCCCCCGCCGCCGCGGGGACGCTGTGTCAAGCAACGTTCGCGCGATCCGCTCGGATGAGCGGCCATCCAAAGCACCGCAGAACTCTTCCAGGAAGGACTTCAGCCGGTGGTCGTCCACGCGAGCGCCCGCGATCGCGCCGGCCAGCTCGCTCGGAACCGTCACCACCGGGCCGATCGCGTAGTCGTCGAACGGGCGGTAGAAGTCCCGTTTCATCGAGTAGTCCTCGAGATCGGGCGCGAAGAAGACCACCGGTCGACGCAGGAGCGCGAACTCGAAGACGACCGAGGAGTAATCGGTGATGAGCACGTCGGCCGCGGCGAGGAGGTCGTTCATCTCGAATCCCTCGGAGGCGTCGAGCACGCCTTGGGGGATGCGCGCGCCGTCGCGCAGGGCGAACGGGTGTTGCTTGATCGCGAGTGCCCACCCGTCTCCGAGGTCCGCCGCGACGCGGTCCCACTCGGCGCTGTCGTCGGTGTACGCAGTGCGCTGCCCGTTGCCGCGGAACGTTGGCGCGAACACCGCCAGCTTGATGCCGTCGGCGAGCCCGAGGGCGGCCCGAACCGTCGAACGGGTCCGTTCGAGACGGTCGCGATCAAAGAAGAAGTCGCTTCGCGGCATGCCGAGGGCATGTACGCGTTCGACCGGGATCCCGTACGCCTCGGCGTAGTCGTCCCGCACGCCCTCGGAGCTGACGATGGCGTCGGTGTAGTTGCGATGGATGCGGCTGCCTGGCATCGGTCCGCCCGGGAGCCCCGCGCGGCTGTGGCCGACCCGCTTGAAAGCGCCGGCGGCATGCCACACCTGCACGAGTCGGGTACCGGGTCGGATACGCATCGGATAGATGAGCGGGTAGAAGTCGTCGAGGACGATCACCGAGCTGCTGGCCATCAGGTACGGCAGCCGGATGGCGTCCCGGAGTGGCCGACGCGCGCGAAGACTCGGCTTGAAAACGCCGCGGACGTCGAGTCCGGGCTGCTGGCGTTGGAGTTCGTCGCGCAGGTACGCGAAATTGCCGGCGAAGTCGCGCCGGGAGTCGGAGAGGAAGAGCACGCGGTTCGGGCGAGCCCGCGTCACCGCCGCCAGCAGTTGGTACGGCGCTGAATACGGCAGGAAACGCAGGGCGCGCACGAGGGGCGAGCCTCGTAGGCGTTCACGCAACGTTCACTCACGGGGGGTTGAAGGATCGATCCAGATAAGTGTAGGCGATGTTGGGACTGTCGCTGCTCGCCGCCGATTCAGGAACCGTCCACGCCGGGCCGCCTCAGTGCTCTCCCTCGGCGTGCGGCAGTCCCGAGCCCTCCGCACCGCCCACGGCTGGAGCATCCGTTCCGCTGTCGAGCTTCTCGCGCCACGAGCGCGACTGGCCGGCGCGCACGGCACACAGCACGAGCATGAGCCACCCCAACCCCGTGAGCGTGAAGCTCTCGAACATCGAGTCCACGAGCAGTGCGACGAGCATGAGCGGCGTCCAGGCGTACACGACAGACCGCCGCTCGCCGGCAACCAGCCACGACCGTCCCAGCGCAAGCGCCCCCAGCGCCAGGAACAGCACCAGCCCCACCCAGCCGAGCTGCAGCGCCACGTCGAAGTACGCGTTCAACCCGGTGGCGTGGTCCTTGTCGAGCCAGAAGTTGATGGCGTTGAAGGGGTACTCGCCCTGGTCCCAGACGCCGAACCAGCCGAAGCCCTGCACGGGCTTCTGGCGCAGGATGTCGACCATGAAGTTCCACAGCTCGACACGCATCGAGAAGTCGGTGCCGGCACCGAGCAGGGCGATGATCGGATGCCGCGCCGCGTAGCCCGCGAACACCCCGATGACGACGAGGGCCCCGAGTGCCAGCTGCAGGCCCGCGCGGCGCTCGGGACGCGCGTGGCGCACGAGGGCGAGGGCGCCGACGGCCAGCCCGACCCCCACGGCGAGCACGACGACGGTGGGGGAGTCGCTCAGCACCGCCAGGCCGCCCGCGAGCACCACCGATGCGAGCGAGACGCCGGGGCGCACCGATTGCGTGCGGTACTCGATGAGGAAGGTGATGAGCGCCATCACAGCCACGAAGCCGAGGAGGTTGCGCGTGCCGAAGATGCCCTGCACCGGTCCGAGCTCGGCGATCCTGCCCTGGATGCCGAGGAACGTGAATGGGAGGTCGAGCAGGATTCCCGAGAGCACCTCGAGCGCGAGCGAGACCCCGAGGAGCACGCGCAGCACATCGGCGAGCGCGCGCACGGTCTGGAGGGTGTCGCGCACGTGCCCGATGACGACCGCGAGGAACGCGAGCGCCGCCATCGACACCCAGTTCCAGAACGAGGCGCTCGAATCACTCGACCAGAAGATGCTCGCGAAGGCCCACGCGACGAACGTCACGACCGTCGTCGGCACGAGCCGCAGCAGCGAGAGTTCGCGGCGGCGCGCGATCATCACCGACAGGCCGAGCACGCACAGGCCGGTGACGATGCTCACGTAGGTGACGCGGCCGGCGATGCGCTCGATCGCGTGCGCCGAGAAGACGGTGGCGAAGACGACGAGCGTGAACGCGCGGGCGAAGGATGCCGAGGCCAGCAGTGTGCCCAGCCATCCGGGCGCTGCGGCATGCGGCGAGTCGGTCACGCGCCGCGCCCTGCGGGCAGGTCGGCCGCCCCGCCCGCACCCGCCGGCGTGCCGGGCTCGCGTCCGCCGGTCTCGTCACGAGCGACGGCCTCACCGCGTTCGATCGCCACCGTCTGCTCGGCCGGGCCGACGCCGACGTGGGGCGACTGCTTGATCTTGGCGCCGAGCATCACCAGGAAGAGCCAGCCCCACAGCAGCAGCGGGCTCGACTCGGCGAGCCCCTGCACCAGCAGGATCGCCCCGACGAGCGTCGGCAGCAGGGTCAGCGGCGAGTAGGGGCGGTCGGCGCGGAGGTCCCACCGCGGCCGGTCGATGGCGAAGAACCACGCACGCCACACGAACGCGAGGTAGAGCACTGCGAGCAGCACCACGCCGACGATGCCGAGCTGCATCGAGACGTCGACCCACATGTTGTGGGCCTGCATGACGGTCTGGCCGTGGTCCGTGATCCACCCGTCGAAGGCCGGGTCGGTCGGCACCCAGGGGGTCGCGAAGCCCCAGCCCGTCCAGGGGCGCTCGGCTGCGCGGGCGAGCACCGCGCCCCAGATGCGCTCGCGCCCGGTGAGGTCGGCGCTGCGGCCGAGAGAGGTGAAGATCGTGTCGCGGAGCAGCCAGAGCGCCAGCAGCCCTCCGAGACCGACGACGACGTACGCCACGTAGTACTTGGTGCGCTCGCCGGGCTTCGTCGCGGTGCGCATCAAGAGCACGGTGATCAGCACGACGCCGACCGCGGCCGCGGTGAGGTAGGCCGTCGCGGATCCGGCGCGGACGAAGAGGAACGCCGACAGCCCGATCCAGATCCACAGGAACGTGCGTCGCGGAGCGCCGGAGGCGAGACGGATGCTGAACACGATGATCGCGAGCAGGGCGACGGGTGCCAGGAGGTTGGCGTTGCCCATGATCCCCTGGATGCGCTTGTCCCACTCGAAGAGGTTGTTGCGCGACCAGTACTCGATGGGGTCGTCCGCCTGGTCGACGACGAAGCCCGGCAGGATCGGCGCGCGCACGAACACCCACACCCAGAGCTCGAACAGGAACGAGAGCGCCATGACCCATTTGAGCGCCGACGCGGCCGCGCGCACGAGCTCGCGCCACGTGAGCACGCTGCCGATGAAGAGCGCCTGCAGCGTGGTGATCCACAGCAGCAGCAGCGTGAGTGCGGTGGTCGCGGGCCACGCCGACCACGCCAGCGACAGCGTCGCCCATGCGACGTAGGCCACGACGAACCAGGGGAGTCGTCGCCACTGCACCGGCGGACGGAGCGCGATCCACAGCGCCGCCGACAGCACGCCGCCCGCGATCGTGATGACCGTCGTCGTCAGTTCGCCGAAGGCATTCACCCACGCGGTGCCCGACAGCGACATGAAGAGCACCAGGATGCACCAGCCGCGCAGCATGAGATGGCCGGTCTTCTCGCGGACCGGCGGTCCCGGCGGCGCCGACGCCGGATGCTTGGAATGGACGGCCATCGCTCTCAGGGTACCCCGGGTGCTTCGACCCGCTTCGCTCGCTCAACGAGCGGATCGGGGCTGCTCGTTGGCACCGGGCGTTTCGACTCGCTTCGCTCGCTCGACGAGGGGGACGGGGCGTATATCCCGGCTGGCTAGGCTGTTCGGGTGCTGATCCCGCTCGCGAACGACCCCCGTGACTACGCCTGGGGCTCGACCTCCCTGCTCGCCGATCTCGAGGGACGCGCGGCGTCCAGTCGCCCCGAGGCGGAGGTGTGGTTCGGAGACCACCCTGGCGATCCCTCTGAGACGGCCGACGGTCGCACGCTCGACCGCTGGATCGCCGACGAGGGGCCCGCGTCGGGTGTCGACGAGCCCCTGCCGTATCTGCTCAAGCTGCTGGCTGCAGCATCCGCTCTCTCCATCCAGGCGCACCCGTCGAAGGCTCAGGCGGAGGCGGGCTTCGCGCGTGAGGAGGCCGCGGGGATCCCGCGCGACGCCGCCGACCGCACGTATCGCGACGCGAACCACAAGCCTGAGCTCATCGTCGCGCTGAGTGCCACGTTCCGCGCATTGGCGGGTCTGCGCGACCTCGACGCGACGCGCCGCCTCATCGCGACGCTCGGACCGGGAGCCGCGCCCCTCGCCGAGCGTCTGGAGGGAACGGATGCCTCGCTCGCGGACGTCATCGGCTGGCTCCTGTCCGACGGCGCCGACGCGGCGCGCGACATCATCGCGGCCGCGGTGTCGGCCGAGTCCGGCGAGTTCGCCGCCGAGCTCGCGCTCGCGCGCACACTGGATGCCGCGTTCCCGGGCGATCCCGGAATCGTCGTCGCGCTGCTCATGAACCTCGTGACGCTTCATCGGGGCGAGGGCCTCTTCGTTCCTGCGGGTGTGCTCCACGCGTATCTGGAGGGACTCGGTGTGGAGCTCATGGCCGCCAGCGACAACGTGCTGCGCGGGGGGCTCACCCCCAAGCACGTCGACGCGGCGGAGCTGGTGAGCGTGCTCGACGCGACACCGGGTCTTCCGCCCGTGATCCGGCCGCGTGAGGTCGCGGTGGGCGTGCGCCGGTACGACGTGCCGGTCGCCGACTTCGCGCTGCTCGCCGTCGCGGCGAGCGAGGAGGGCGTCGACGTGGCGCTCGAGGGTCCGGCGATCGCGGTGGCCACGGCAGGGTCTCCGACGGTGGCGGGACTCGACAGCGACGAGGCGGCCAGGCTGTCGCCGGGCGCCGCCGTGCTCGTCACCCCGAGCGAGGGGGGCGTGCGCGTGACGGGTGCCGGCGAGCTCTTCGTCGCCCTGCCGGGTCGCTGACCGGACCCTCTCATCCGCGCTTCATCGATTTCTCATCGGACCGTTATGACAGAGCGACACGCCGTCGGCGCGTCGTGAAGGTTCAAGAGTCGGTTGAGCGTTTACTATCTGCGACTTGACCTCGCCGAACTACACGGGTGTAATTAGCCGTACACGCACCAGCGTGGAGCAGGATCACGGGGGGTGAGAACGACATGACGGTTTCGCAATTCCGTTCCGGCGTTCCCGACGACTGGTTCGTCGATCCGGTTCAACTGGGGGTTCCGGGGATACGCCGCAACATCGACGCGGAAGAAGACAATCCGCTCGGATGGCAGACCGACGCACTGTGTGCGCAGACCGATCCGGAGGCGTTCTTCCCTGAGAAGGGCGGCTCCACGCGTGATGCGAAGCGCATCTGCACGTCGTGCGACGTGCGAGGCGAATGCCTCGACTATGCGCTGCAGAACGACGAGCGGTTCGGCATCTGGGGCGGTCTCAGCGAGCGCGAGCGTCGCAAGCTGAAGCGTCGAGCGGGCTGACGCGCACGCCGGTCGGCCGGTTCGATCCGGCCGACCCGGCGCGTGCGCCCGGCGTGACCTTCGAGCGCGACCTAGGCTGACCAGGACATGCCCACCGCCACGTCGAACACCGTCACCTCGAACCGCGTCCACGCCATCCTGGTGGTTCGTCCCGATGGTCGTACCCCGGCGGCATTCCATCTGAAGCGCACGCTCGCAGCGCTCCGCGAGCAGACGCGTCCCGTCGACATCCTCACGATCGTGGTGTGCGGCGGCGACGATCATCTCTTCGAGATCGCGGATGCCGCGGGCGCCGAGTTCGTCTTCCGGGCCGCTCCGTCCACCGGCTACGCGGCGGCGACCGCCCTCGTCTCCCCGCGTCTGGACGGCGACGCCGTGTGGCTCCTCGCACAGGACACCGCGCCGGAGCCGGATGCGCTGGCACGCCTCGCCGGCGCGCTCGAGCTGTCGCCGTCGGTCGCATTCGTCGCCCCCAAGCTGGTGCGCTGGGACGACCGGACCGAGATCGTGTCGCTCGGCGTGGGGATGACGCGGTTCGGCCGCACGGTCGGGATCGCCGACGACGAGCTCGATCAGGGGCAGCACGACGCACGCGAGGATGTGCTGGGTGCCGATGTCCGCGGGATTCTGATCCGCGCCGACGCCTGGAACCGGCTCGGCGGCCTCGACCGGGGGCTGTCGGGCGCCGACGAGGGACTGGATCTCGGCGTGCGGGCGCGTCTCGCGGGAGGGCGTGTCTCCCTCGTGCCGAGCGCCCTGGTCGCGACCGCGGGCGACGGCGTCGCGGGGCTGCCCACGCCGCTCACCCGGCAGCGGCAGCGCCGCGCCGTGTATGCGGAGCGCGTCGCGCAGCTGCACCGGCGGCTCGTCTATGCGCCGGCTGTCGCCGCCCCGCTGCACTGGCTCACCATCCTTCCCCTCGCCCTGTGGCGAACGATCGTGGATCTTGCCCGCAAGCAGCCCGGACGCATCACCGCCGAGTGGGCGGCAGCTGCTGTCGCCCTCGTGCGGCTCGTGCCGGTCTGGCGCGCACGCCGTCGCCTTGCACGCGCCCGCACCGCGTCCTGGGCGCAGATCGCGCCGCTGCGCACATCGCGCAGCGAGCTGCGCGAACGGCTCGACGACGACCCCGAAGTCGCCCTCGGGGGCCACCGGCGCAGCGACCTGAGGTTCTTCGCCGGCGGCGGGGCGTGGCTCGTCCTGGCGGCGCTCGCCGTCTCGGTCGCCGTGTTCCCGGCTCTGCTGGCCTGGCCGGTGCTGGGCGGGGGAGCGCTCCAGCCGCTCGCGACCACCGTCGGGCAGCTCTGGGACGACGCCATGTACGGCCAGCGGGCTCTGGGCCTCGACACGATCGGCCCCGCCGATCCGTTCGCGGCCGTGGTCGCAGTCCTCGGTTCCCTCTGGGCCTGGGCGCCGTCCCGCGCGCTGGTGCTGCTCTGGGTGCTCGCATTGCCCCTCGCCGCGCTCGGCGGGTGGTTCGCCGCGACGCGGGTCACCGAGCGGGCGAGCATGCGACTCCTGGGCGGTGCGCTCTGGGCGCTGTCGCCGACGCTGCTGGTCGCGCTGACGCAGGGGCGCCCGACCGGCGTGATTCTGCACCTGCTGCTGCCGTGGCTGTTCTACGCCGGCGCCGTGGCGCACCGCTCGTGGGCCGGCGCCGGTGCGGCGTCGATCCTCCTCGCCGGAGTCCTCGCCACCGCCCCCTCGCTCGCGCCCGCGATGCTCGTGGTGTGGGTCGGCGCGCTGCTCGTCGCCGTCATCCTCCGCGCGGGCCGGGGAGTGGCCCGCCTGATCTGGACACTGATCCCTTCGGCCGCGCTGGCGCTTCCGCTCGTGTGGAACGCTCTCGCGAACGGTCAGGCGTGGGGCCTCGTCGCCGACCCCGGCGTGCCGTGGGCCGGTCCCCAGGTGGCAGCCGACGTCACCGGGCGCGCACTGCTCGCCGCCGGGATCCCGACCCCCGACCTCGCCGGCTGGACGACCGTCCTGCCCGACGGACCGACGTGG is from Microbacterium sp. LWH3-1.2 and encodes:
- a CDS encoding bifunctional cytidylyltransferase/SDR family oxidoreductase: MPASRTVAVLLAGGVGVRVGLGIPKQLIKIAGKAIVEHTLEVLNASPYIHEVMIVMNAGAIHELDSLVDPDRFPKLTRIIPGGPTRNDSTQAALAVLGDDPDTKVLFHDAVRPFVDDRILRDCVEALDDYDAVDTGIASADTIIEVDAASHITAIPERAHLRRGQTPQAFRLGTIRRAYERAAQDASFHATDDCGVVFTYLPDVPIYVVQGTPQNMKVTEPIDVHIADKLFQLQSESLSAENGALPDLSGKVVVVFGGSYGIGRSIVELAGVCGAVVHEFSRSTTGTDVRSRALVKGALKKVFAAEGRIDAVVLTAGVLQMGALTDTRIRDLESTIETNFLAPVIVSRAAHRYLSATQGQLLLFTSSSYTRGRANYGVYSASKAAVVNLTQALAEEWAPGDVRINCINPQRTRTPMRSSAFGDEPPSSLLEPEHVAEVSLRVLASSMTGQVVTVRVEQTSTHAKLSEADTLTR
- a CDS encoding O-antigen ligase family protein, whose protein sequence is MTDSPHAAAPGWLGTLLASASFARAFTLVVFATVFSAHAIERIAGRVTYVSIVTGLCVLGLSVMIARRRELSLLRLVPTTVVTFVAWAFASIFWSSDSSASFWNWVSMAALAFLAVVIGHVRDTLQTVRALADVLRVLLGVSLALEVLSGILLDLPFTFLGIQGRIAELGPVQGIFGTRNLLGFVAVMALITFLIEYRTQSVRPGVSLASVVLAGGLAVLSDSPTVVVLAVGVGLAVGALALVRHARPERRAGLQLALGALVVIGVFAGYAARHPIIALLGAGTDFSMRVELWNFMVDILRQKPVQGFGWFGVWDQGEYPFNAINFWLDKDHATGLNAYFDVALQLGWVGLVLFLALGALALGRSWLVAGERRSVVYAWTPLMLVALLVDSMFESFTLTGLGWLMLVLCAVRAGQSRSWREKLDSGTDAPAVGGAEGSGLPHAEGEH
- a CDS encoding CDP-glycerol glycerophosphotransferase family protein — protein: MRALRFLPYSAPYQLLAAVTRARPNRVLFLSDSRRDFAGNFAYLRDELQRQQPGLDVRGVFKPSLRARRPLRDAIRLPYLMASSSVIVLDDFYPLIYPMRIRPGTRLVQVWHAAGAFKRVGHSRAGLPGGPMPGSRIHRNYTDAIVSSEGVRDDYAEAYGIPVERVHALGMPRSDFFFDRDRLERTRSTVRAALGLADGIKLAVFAPTFRGNGQRTAYTDDSAEWDRVAADLGDGWALAIKQHPFALRDGARIPQGVLDASEGFEMNDLLAAADVLITDYSSVVFEFALLRRPVVFFAPDLEDYSMKRDFYRPFDDYAIGPVVTVPSELAGAIAGARVDDHRLKSFLEEFCGALDGRSSERIARTLLDTASPRRRGPVDTASARLMRRLGLDLVAAHASRMLLTLVSTAMLVLPRRRKVTMLSRERDMAPVDFALLRDALLQQDADVDVVISARRVPGGIMPKLGYALHLLVELYHVATSRVVILDGYSFVASAARHGSGLTVVQIWHALGAMKKFGLSILGRPEGRDPRLAKALRMHDRYDIVVASAERCRESYAEAFGIDPQQIIVSPLPRVDRLRDPVARQRAHERFTRLYPDLADRPIVLYAPTFRAPRSAAREPVDPVELTRALRRAGYSVITKLHPLLTPQEHPELRTAPGISTQDLMLIADVFVTDYSSAIFEAAVAGVPSYLLALDLDDYAASRDFYLRYPDDLGVPFTRSVEDLVAAIHRGDADQRQLSRLREQFVQLPEDGLDAASQLASSLLTFLKEREPTP
- a CDS encoding CDP-glycerol glycerophosphotransferase family protein, whose translation is MRNRLTWVFNCADTFSGNPKWLFLYVARHRPDIEAVWITDSLETVRFVRSLGFRAELTTSSRGKRVQRRAGVYVVNQVKERIPAELDGVLLLNLWHGVGVKSIERRLTQGRLQTRIAKKYIENNKAYHDTMSFLVTSPAMEAHFRAQVGLDEEQLIRGGYPQNIYTRLYGRFSSYDHDLRARHGLSPDARIAVYAPTYRTEHRGESFLRTAFPAPDRLIRVLRETNTLLILKMHPSMSKDSGFVHMRERFGDDPNLHFWDNRDDIYEMLGDIDLGIVDYSSIHYDLLAAGVRKFIRYAFDLDDAGTQEHSHDYLSLSAGTLARTFDDLLAALGSDNLVDAHECARLAEHFWAYDDDDTFPRLVDTALTRALRDVELPTLYSFDVFDTVIGRRGIAPVSVFVDVRDRILSAGGRFPPEIARDFVRDRQTAENALREMKRKDPALRDSRAFEITLADIYRRLAEILSLSVDQRDLLMSWEIEAELAATVPLPSEVARVRALRDAGEDVMFLSDMYLPESVVRTLLVKADPSFHDIPLYLSSSTGVQKSTGHLYLHAYHDIGYDHRMWRHTGDNLRADHRAAGALGISTRLLPRRELDRYESALATALGTGDGYRVAGLLHHRRLSGSTEGPEQFAFRYVSLFLVPYVLWVLEDAIARRYRTLYFLSRDGYHLKRIADAAIEELGLDLRTRYIFGSRKAWRLASQVDRIDEEFFGEFGTFAGARTVSALAKIAGMSPAEFSAVIPEAAAFAPDARLSRASQGALRAAMSASAALDAHLLQRAAEERRACIAYLDQEMAFDENFAVVEYWGRGYTQDCLQRILATAGLSTTTLPFYYARSIYGSDERSARHNFTSSAFSMLPVEAIFANLDHGTVQGYQRTRGEWEPVVEPRQNDADLHDALDSELPEFTREFLRLPLTQPARTRRGLFAFAFDHFRSQPATTPYLTYLAPLRDAVELGGEEREFAPALSVSLFFSYLNRDTRASVTRNWPMTFARTSGLPRLLLDAQQRFGFRRTLRAIERKAKSRTDNRSATWS